A DNA window from Rhineura floridana isolate rRhiFlo1 chromosome 11, rRhiFlo1.hap2, whole genome shotgun sequence contains the following coding sequences:
- the LOC133366804 gene encoding olfactory receptor 14C36-like isoform X1, producing the protein MFLLTVMAYDRYVAICHPLHYASMMKWSSCFQMAAGAWMAGFLNAVLHTSTVFSMPFCSNAINQFFCEIPHVVKISCSDSYLNEIWALLFSVALGLGCFVFIVMSYVQIFTAVLRMPSMTNRWKAFSTCTPHITVVSILYGTSLSIHLIPASNSPYNLDEVLAVLYTVVPPMLNPIIYSMRNKDVKAALRNLLDFTLGNKNKKDASHLPINLFHIIL; encoded by the coding sequence ATGTTTCTCCTCACTGTCATGGCATATGACCGATATGTAGCCATCTGTCACCCACTGCACTATGCATCTATGATGAAATGGAGTAGCTGCTTCCAGATGGCAGCTGGAGCATGGATGGCAGGTTTCCTTAATGCTGTTTTGCACACCAGTACTGTTTTTTCAATGCCCTTCTGCTCTAATGCCATCAATCAGTTCTTTTGTGAAATCCCACATGTTGTGAAGATCTCCTGCTCTGATTCATACCTCAATGAGATTTGGGCTCTTCTCTTTAGTGTAGCCTTAGGTCTTGGCTGCTTTGTGTTCATTGTCATGTCCTATGTGCAGATCTTTACTGCAGTGTTAAGAATGCCCTCCATGACAAACAGGTGGAAAGCCTTCTCTACTTGCACTCCTCACATCACAGTTGTCTCCATATTATATGGCACAAGCCTCTCTATTCATCTTATTCCAGCCTCTAACTCTCCATACAATCTGGATGAAGTGCTTGCTGTGTTATATACTGTGGTGCCTCCAATGCTGAACCCAATAATCTACAGCATGAGGAACAAAGATGTCAAAGCTGCCTTGCGGAATTTGCTTGATTTTACTCTTGGTAATAAGAATAAAAAAGATGCTTCCCATTTGCCTATAAACCTCTTTCATATTATCTTGTGA